Proteins from one Acropora muricata isolate sample 2 chromosome 9, ASM3666990v1, whole genome shotgun sequence genomic window:
- the LOC136928388 gene encoding pleckstrin homology domain-containing family G member 4B-like isoform X3 encodes MRLFMYYYTIPKKESANLGFSVVIDARKPTTKRKHLGEIVEAMVCFQESTPGGIHMVYILTKKDSPLVLFSGSRVKEQLNFEFKLVTTVDELKSYIDRSQLTPEFGGVFHYDHDEWIRFRIKLEPFMTGCRSAAKLAMGVMQQFSSSQLGETIVECKNLMEQHHRKIKEVFEDSRLSALQVEGEQILIRLQEEKDALPSVPDYIDTVNCVTKLYHQMNEVFCKLEMLTENRTRKLEQCLALKQFEEDMDEVVNWLNTKGQQFLQKHTEIGDSIGHVKTLKEEFDNFENKAKSFCDRVENILEEGSSMFQGGHYDGIGIRERRRSLEEIYKKFCRKVDERRHQLNSSLEFYQLVEQASEWSLSTLKEMAMMNMEEILCLEGVTTLSHGLDKYLKETPVWSESRLNRISELATNLGSPKLVKQAENILTRYKEILDMLRKRQETLHRAEERLSGNPSSEASSTTTGGSDESTSSSPGQEEDEDEDEDERDLLCESEDEEAEKPITHVEAPPRRKTSITPTTPPPLYSWKETEIPVVEDVPALNPRVEEKLMYIFQEMVDTETEYVKSLQYIMDNYLAEMDNPKLLPSLRGKKNILFGNIERIHDFHKRYFLQELEACKDRFLDIGSCFLKWERQFYLYALYNKNKPRSDQLLSDHGNIFFRARQKELGDKLDLGSYLIKPVQRMGKYSLLLRDMIKVLDPGHPKIAELKAAEEMVKYQLRHGNDLLAMDSLRGCDMNVKDQGRLLRQDNFIVWNGKKKTHRRVFLLDDLVIFSKVKKQPGVVDLFYYKNSLKTSDLGLTENVGDSGLKFELWFRRRKPLDTFVLQAPSLEKKTVWVTEITRLLWKQAMRSKEYGLTEASTGISVGSQPPLVIPTTQPGDISPYQTTPLQMTLNSQPISMVKTFSPPGSPHTARKRLSLASSETASSVDSSGSSGVHDLNLQATDEEAPPVHSFISTPLEEKLSNAVKRSKQRKLSRETSPLAHANVIETLDENVALKSKEKPFDRRRSVSLEEKGEFKYGKERSSSLEEEGKGNSFGIKSVPFLGKLTQRDKSNSVAGDAMCDSPVVLRRNLKDRDSNNTAPRRRSFIERISMKSHIDSLSKRRNSLEIPSPRNGKSSETEDRRLKSPRKEGGISTEV; translated from the exons ATGAGATTATTCATGTATTATTACACCATACCCAA GAAAGAGAGTGCAAACCTTGGATTTTCTGTTGTTATCGACGCACGAAAACCAACAACAAAGAGAAAACATTTGGGAGAAATTGTGGAGGCAATGGTTTGCTTTCAG gaGAGCACCCCTGGCGGAATTCACATGGTGTACATTTTAACAAAGAAGGATTCTCCTCTGGTCTTGTTCAGTGGTTCTAGAGTCAAGGAACAACTTAACTTTGAG TTTAAACTCGTAACCACAGTGGACGAACTCAAGTCCTACATCGACCGGAGCCAACTCACCCCCGAGTTTGGCGGAGTCTTTCATTACGATCACGACGAATGGATCAGGTTTCGAATC AAACTCGAGCCTTTCATGACCGGATGCCGAAGTGCGGCTAAACTAGCTATGGGCGTCATGCAGCAGTTTTCGAGTAGCCAGCTCGGGGAAACCATTGTGGAGTGTAAGAATCTTATGGAACAACATCACCGGAAAATAAAAGAAGTGTTTGAGGACAGCAGACTATCAGCGTTACAAGTTGAAGGAGAACAAATACTGATCCGATTGCAAGAGGAGAAGGACGCGTTGCCTTCAGTACCTGATTACATTGATACTGTGAATTGCGTGACAAAGCTTTATCATCAAATGAATGAAGTGTTTTGTAAATTGGAGATGCTTACTGAAAATAGGACCAGGAAGTTAGAACAATGTCTTGCTTTGAAACAATTTGAAGAGGATATGGACGAG GTAGTTAACTGGTTAAATACGAAAGGACAGCAGTTTTTACAGAAACATACCGAGATTGGAGACTCCATTGGGCACGTGAAAACGTTGAAAGAGGAAtttgacaattttgaaaacaaagccAAG AGCTTCTGTGACAGAGTAGAGAACATTCTTGAGGAAGGTAGCAGTATGTTTCAAGGAGGCCATTACGATGGAATTGGAATTAGAGAGAGGAGGCGATCTTTAGAGGAAATATACAAGAAATTTTGCCGAAAAGTCGATGAGAGAAGACATCAGCTTAACTCAAGCCTGGAGTTTTACCAACTGGTTGAACAG GCATCTGAGTGGTCCTTGTCCACGCTGAAAGAGATGGCCATGATGAACATGGAGGAGATTCTTTGCTTGGAAGGCGTGACTACGCTGAGTCACGGATTGGACAAATACCTCAAGGAAACCCCAGTGTGGAGTGAAAGCAGACTCAACCGAATCTCCGAGTTGGCGACGAACTTGGGCAGCCCTAAATTGGTGAAACAGGCAGAGAACATACTAACGCGCTACAAGGAAATCTTAGACATGTTACGGAAGAGACAAGAGACGCTTCACAGAGCGGAGGAAAGGCTATCG GGAAATCCCTCGAGTGAGGCCAGCAGCACAACCACTGGTGGTAGTGACGAGTCCACCTCCTCCAGCCCTGGccaagaagaagacgaagacgaggatGAAGATGAGAGGGACTTGCTGTGTGAAAGCGAAGACGAGGAGGCCGAGAAACCCATCACGCACGTGGAGGCACCGCCTCGACGGAAGACGTCTATTACGCCCACCACTCCCCCGCCCTTGTATTCATGGAAGGAG ACCGAAATTCCAGTCGTAGAGGACGTCCCAGCCCTGAACCCGCGAGTGGAGGA GAAATTAATGTACATATTCCAAGAGATGGTGGATACCGAAACAGAATACGTTAAGTCGTTGCAGTATATTATGGAT AATTACCTGGCAGAGATGGACAACCCCAAGTTACTACCTTCGCTCAGAGGCAAGAAGAATATTCTCTTCGGGAATATCGAAAGAATCCACGATTTTCACAAACG ATATTTCTTGCAAGAACTAGAAGCGTGCAAAGACCGATTTTTAGACATTGGAAGCTGCTTTCTGAAATGG GAGCGCCAGTTCTATCTTTATGCGTTGTATAACAAGAACAAGCCGCGGTCAGATCAGTTGCTGTCCGATCATGGAAATATCTTCTTTAGG gcgcGCCAAAAGGAACTTGGAGACAAGCTCGATTTGGGTAGTTACCTGATTAAACCTGTACAGAGAATGGGAAAATACAGTTTGCTGTTGAGG GACATGATCAAGGTACTGGACCCAGGGCACCCCAAAATAGCAGAATTGAAG GCAGCAGAAGAAATGGTGAAGTATCAACTGAGGCACGGAAATGATCTGCTGGCCATGGACTCGCTTAGAGGCTGTGAT ATGAATGTGAAGGATCAAGGCAGACTGCTGCGTCAGGATAATTTCATTGTGTggaatggaaaaaagaaaactcacCGGCGAGTGTTTCTGCTGGATGATTTGGTTATCTTCAGTAAAGTCAAGAAACAGCCTGGAGTGGTGGACCTATTTTACTATAAAAACTCGCTGAAG ACCTCTGATTTAGGTCTTACAGAAAATGTAGGTGACAGTGGACTCAAGTTCGAACTGTGGTTCCGAAGAAGAAAACCATTAGATACTTTTGTGTTACAG GCGCCTTCTTTAGAAAAGAAGACAGTATGGGTGACGGAAATAACTCGGTTACTATGGAAGCAAGCAATGCGAAGCAAAG AGTATGGTTTGACTGAAGCGTCCACGGGGATCAGTGTAGGAAGCCAGCCCCCTCTAGTGATCCCCACTACTCAGCCAGGGGACATATCGCCTTACCAAACAACACCATTGCAAATGACGCTCAACTCCCAGCCCATTTCCATGGTGAAAACATTTTCTCCGCCTGGGAGCCCGCATACAGCTCGAAAGCGTTTATCACTTGCCAGCTCTGAGACTGCTTCAAGTGTGGATTCTTCAGGAAGTAGTGGCGTACACGATCTCAATCTTCAAGCAACGGACGAAGAGGCTCCTCCTGTTCATAGCTTCATTTCAACGCCGCTCGAGGAAAAACTGTCAAATGCGGTCAAACGGAGCAAGCAGCGGAAATTGTCACGTGAAACATCACCGCTTGCACATGCAAATGTTATTGAAACACTAGACGAGAATGTCGCTCTcaagagcaaagaaaagccCTTTGATAGGAGAAGGAGTGTTAGCCTGGAGGAAAAGGGCGAATTCAAGTACGGTAAAGAGAGAAGTAGTTCACTCGAGGAGGAAGGAAAAGGAAACAGTTTTGGGATCAAGTCAGTGCCTTTTCTTGGCAAATTAACACAAAGGGACAAATCTAATAGCGTCGCAGGGGACGCCATGTGTGACTCTCCAGTTGTTTTACGAAGGAACTTAAAAGACAGGGACTCGAATAACACCGCGCCTCGTAGGCGCTCGTTTATTGAAAGGATATCCATGAAATCACATATTGACAGTTTATCAAAACGGCGGAATTCTTTGGAAATACCGAGTCCTAGAAACGGGAAAAGCAGCGAAACCGAAGACAGGAGGCTCAAGAGTCCGCGTAAAGAAGGTGGAATTTCAACAGAG
- the LOC136928388 gene encoding puratrophin-1-like isoform X2 — MKTKRLKIQLALKATYWEDAGVFREDRFVTFYLVAELNCFSYVSEWASLQQGQRSLAVTGNRDLRGGPILLIDTSRPDWGNVAYTSVELMRLFMYYYTIPKKESANLGFSVVIDARKPTTKRKHLGEIVEAMVCFQESTPGGIHMVYILTKKDSPLVLFSGSRVKEQLNFEFKLVTTVDELKSYIDRSQLTPEFGGVFHYDHDEWIRFRIKLEPFMTGCRSAAKLAMGVMQQFSSSQLGETIVECKNLMEQHHRKIKEVFEDSRLSALQVEGEQILIRLQEEKDALPSVPDYIDTVNCVTKLYHQMNEVFCKLEMLTENRTRKLEQCLALKQFEEDMDEVVNWLNTKGQQFLQKHTEIGDSIGHVKTLKEEFDNFENKAKSFCDRVENILEEGSSMFQGGHYDGIGIRERRRSLEEIYKKFCRKVDERRHQLNSSLEFYQLVEQASEWSLSTLKEMAMMNMEEILCLEGVTTLSHGLDKYLKETPVWSESRLNRISELATNLGSPKLVKQAENILTRYKEILDMLRKRQETLHRAEERLSGNPSSEASSTTTGGSDESTSSSPGQEEDEDEDEDERDLLCESEDEEAEKPITHVEAPPRRKTSITPTTPPPLYSWKETEIPVVEDVPALNPRVEEKLMYIFQEMVDTETEYVKSLQYIMDNYLAEMDNPKLLPSLRGKKNILFGNIERIHDFHKRYFLQELEACKDRFLDIGSCFLKWERQFYLYALYNKNKPRSDQLLSDHGNIFFRARQKELGDKLDLGSYLIKPVQRMGKYSLLLRDMIKVLDPGHPKIAELKAAEEMVKYQLRHGNDLLAMDSLRGCDMNVKDQGRLLRQDNFIVWNGKKKTHRRVFLLDDLVIFSKVKKQPGVVDLFYYKNSLKTSDLGLTENVGDSGLKFELWFRRRKPLDTFVLQAPSLEKKTVWVTEITRLLWKQAMRSKEYGLTEASTGISVGSQPPLVIPTTQPGDISPYQTTPLQMTLNSQPISMVKTFSPPGSPHTARKRLSLASSETASSVDSSGSSGVHDLNLQATDEEAPPVHSFISTPLEEKLSNAVKRSKQRKLSRETSPLAHANVIETLDENVALKSKEKPFDRRRSVSLEEKGEFKYGKERSSSLEEEGKGNSFGIKSVPFLGKLTQRDKSNSVAGDAMCDSPVVLRRNLKDRDSNNTAPRRRSFIERISMKSHIDSLSKRRNSLEIPSPRNGKSSETEDRRLKSPRKEGGISTEV; from the exons ATGAAAACTAAACGACTGAAAATCCAATTAGCCTTGAAGGCGACTTATTGGGAAGACGCAGGTGTATTCAGGGAGGATAGATTTGTCACCTTTTATCTTGTCGCAGAGTTGAATTGCTTTTCCTATGTTTCTGAGTGGGCGTCTTTGCAACAGGGTCAGCGTTCATTGGCAGTTACAG GAAACAGAGACTTGAGGGGTGGACCTATCCTCTTGATTGACACGTCACGGCCAGACTGGGGAAATGTGGCATATACCAGTGTGGAATTAATGAGATTATTCATGTATTATTACACCATACCCAA GAAAGAGAGTGCAAACCTTGGATTTTCTGTTGTTATCGACGCACGAAAACCAACAACAAAGAGAAAACATTTGGGAGAAATTGTGGAGGCAATGGTTTGCTTTCAG gaGAGCACCCCTGGCGGAATTCACATGGTGTACATTTTAACAAAGAAGGATTCTCCTCTGGTCTTGTTCAGTGGTTCTAGAGTCAAGGAACAACTTAACTTTGAG TTTAAACTCGTAACCACAGTGGACGAACTCAAGTCCTACATCGACCGGAGCCAACTCACCCCCGAGTTTGGCGGAGTCTTTCATTACGATCACGACGAATGGATCAGGTTTCGAATC AAACTCGAGCCTTTCATGACCGGATGCCGAAGTGCGGCTAAACTAGCTATGGGCGTCATGCAGCAGTTTTCGAGTAGCCAGCTCGGGGAAACCATTGTGGAGTGTAAGAATCTTATGGAACAACATCACCGGAAAATAAAAGAAGTGTTTGAGGACAGCAGACTATCAGCGTTACAAGTTGAAGGAGAACAAATACTGATCCGATTGCAAGAGGAGAAGGACGCGTTGCCTTCAGTACCTGATTACATTGATACTGTGAATTGCGTGACAAAGCTTTATCATCAAATGAATGAAGTGTTTTGTAAATTGGAGATGCTTACTGAAAATAGGACCAGGAAGTTAGAACAATGTCTTGCTTTGAAACAATTTGAAGAGGATATGGACGAG GTAGTTAACTGGTTAAATACGAAAGGACAGCAGTTTTTACAGAAACATACCGAGATTGGAGACTCCATTGGGCACGTGAAAACGTTGAAAGAGGAAtttgacaattttgaaaacaaagccAAG AGCTTCTGTGACAGAGTAGAGAACATTCTTGAGGAAGGTAGCAGTATGTTTCAAGGAGGCCATTACGATGGAATTGGAATTAGAGAGAGGAGGCGATCTTTAGAGGAAATATACAAGAAATTTTGCCGAAAAGTCGATGAGAGAAGACATCAGCTTAACTCAAGCCTGGAGTTTTACCAACTGGTTGAACAG GCATCTGAGTGGTCCTTGTCCACGCTGAAAGAGATGGCCATGATGAACATGGAGGAGATTCTTTGCTTGGAAGGCGTGACTACGCTGAGTCACGGATTGGACAAATACCTCAAGGAAACCCCAGTGTGGAGTGAAAGCAGACTCAACCGAATCTCCGAGTTGGCGACGAACTTGGGCAGCCCTAAATTGGTGAAACAGGCAGAGAACATACTAACGCGCTACAAGGAAATCTTAGACATGTTACGGAAGAGACAAGAGACGCTTCACAGAGCGGAGGAAAGGCTATCG GGAAATCCCTCGAGTGAGGCCAGCAGCACAACCACTGGTGGTAGTGACGAGTCCACCTCCTCCAGCCCTGGccaagaagaagacgaagacgaggatGAAGATGAGAGGGACTTGCTGTGTGAAAGCGAAGACGAGGAGGCCGAGAAACCCATCACGCACGTGGAGGCACCGCCTCGACGGAAGACGTCTATTACGCCCACCACTCCCCCGCCCTTGTATTCATGGAAGGAG ACCGAAATTCCAGTCGTAGAGGACGTCCCAGCCCTGAACCCGCGAGTGGAGGA GAAATTAATGTACATATTCCAAGAGATGGTGGATACCGAAACAGAATACGTTAAGTCGTTGCAGTATATTATGGAT AATTACCTGGCAGAGATGGACAACCCCAAGTTACTACCTTCGCTCAGAGGCAAGAAGAATATTCTCTTCGGGAATATCGAAAGAATCCACGATTTTCACAAACG ATATTTCTTGCAAGAACTAGAAGCGTGCAAAGACCGATTTTTAGACATTGGAAGCTGCTTTCTGAAATGG GAGCGCCAGTTCTATCTTTATGCGTTGTATAACAAGAACAAGCCGCGGTCAGATCAGTTGCTGTCCGATCATGGAAATATCTTCTTTAGG gcgcGCCAAAAGGAACTTGGAGACAAGCTCGATTTGGGTAGTTACCTGATTAAACCTGTACAGAGAATGGGAAAATACAGTTTGCTGTTGAGG GACATGATCAAGGTACTGGACCCAGGGCACCCCAAAATAGCAGAATTGAAG GCAGCAGAAGAAATGGTGAAGTATCAACTGAGGCACGGAAATGATCTGCTGGCCATGGACTCGCTTAGAGGCTGTGAT ATGAATGTGAAGGATCAAGGCAGACTGCTGCGTCAGGATAATTTCATTGTGTggaatggaaaaaagaaaactcacCGGCGAGTGTTTCTGCTGGATGATTTGGTTATCTTCAGTAAAGTCAAGAAACAGCCTGGAGTGGTGGACCTATTTTACTATAAAAACTCGCTGAAG ACCTCTGATTTAGGTCTTACAGAAAATGTAGGTGACAGTGGACTCAAGTTCGAACTGTGGTTCCGAAGAAGAAAACCATTAGATACTTTTGTGTTACAG GCGCCTTCTTTAGAAAAGAAGACAGTATGGGTGACGGAAATAACTCGGTTACTATGGAAGCAAGCAATGCGAAGCAAAG AGTATGGTTTGACTGAAGCGTCCACGGGGATCAGTGTAGGAAGCCAGCCCCCTCTAGTGATCCCCACTACTCAGCCAGGGGACATATCGCCTTACCAAACAACACCATTGCAAATGACGCTCAACTCCCAGCCCATTTCCATGGTGAAAACATTTTCTCCGCCTGGGAGCCCGCATACAGCTCGAAAGCGTTTATCACTTGCCAGCTCTGAGACTGCTTCAAGTGTGGATTCTTCAGGAAGTAGTGGCGTACACGATCTCAATCTTCAAGCAACGGACGAAGAGGCTCCTCCTGTTCATAGCTTCATTTCAACGCCGCTCGAGGAAAAACTGTCAAATGCGGTCAAACGGAGCAAGCAGCGGAAATTGTCACGTGAAACATCACCGCTTGCACATGCAAATGTTATTGAAACACTAGACGAGAATGTCGCTCTcaagagcaaagaaaagccCTTTGATAGGAGAAGGAGTGTTAGCCTGGAGGAAAAGGGCGAATTCAAGTACGGTAAAGAGAGAAGTAGTTCACTCGAGGAGGAAGGAAAAGGAAACAGTTTTGGGATCAAGTCAGTGCCTTTTCTTGGCAAATTAACACAAAGGGACAAATCTAATAGCGTCGCAGGGGACGCCATGTGTGACTCTCCAGTTGTTTTACGAAGGAACTTAAAAGACAGGGACTCGAATAACACCGCGCCTCGTAGGCGCTCGTTTATTGAAAGGATATCCATGAAATCACATATTGACAGTTTATCAAAACGGCGGAATTCTTTGGAAATACCGAGTCCTAGAAACGGGAAAAGCAGCGAAACCGAAGACAGGAGGCTCAAGAGTCCGCGTAAAGAAGGTGGAATTTCAACAGAG